The following nucleotide sequence is from Tribolium castaneum strain GA2 chromosome 5, icTriCast1.1, whole genome shotgun sequence.
GCAGTGCTGAAAATCTTggctctaaaaataaaaagacaaactTTTATCGTGAcgcagatttttattttttcgatatttaattatagattTTTGAACTGCAAAGTGTGATAAGAGTGCACTGAAAGGTGAACCTTGTTGGCAACCAAGCCAAGTTCAGTCTCTTGCTTtggaataataaattaattggtttTGCTTCTTCATTACAATGCGTTGAGCTTTTCGAAGCCCAACAAAGTCAGtttgaaatgtttatttggTCCAAACGTTGTGATggtttgcttaaaataaatgcCTCGAAATTCTAAGGCTTCCATCTAAACATGTTTATGCATTCAAAATtctatattattattagattcaCATTTAAATATTGTCTGGCGTTAAGTGATTACATATAAACATCAAAATATGCCACAGTGCGCTAATTTAGCATGTTGGCAATCAAAATAAACAGAGGAGTGTTTATTTCGTATCTATTAATATCTAAATTAATAACCGCGATTTTGTGAATACCCACTGTTAACAATGTTTGACACATTATGTTCTGCACtgataaaaatattgactCCAACAACTAGAACCGAAATGTTTGtctaaattttacaaattgtttCTGCTACGCGCttgtatgcaaatttttcgaaaaaacgtgttcttttatttatgttgTTCAAGTTAGACGCAAATCaaggaaattgtttaaattagtgttattttaagttgtcTTGACCTCTGTTCCTGTCAGTTCGCAGTTGTTTATAATTCTGTACTATTAACGAACCTGGtactaattactaattaataattattattacaaaactgCTTTTGTTTCGCAATCTATACTTGTACTGATTGATATTGAAGGATTTTGGTATTAAAATCTGAGAGCAAAGATAGTAATGTGACTTCGAACTGtagcaattaatttaaaatttgtattttgaatAACAATTCTTGTTCAGGCCgttgtaaaaaatgcaatgGCAGGTttctgttgaaaaaaattctagacctcaaaaactaaacagttttttttgtgattgatCGCattttaaagcactttttatAACACACTAAAtgtgcaaaaatataattttttttttgtttggccTGGAATAATTTTCACTTTAGTACATTGAGTCTATGGACTAAATCCTTgcccaaatttttatttttgttttcaattggAAAGCGTTAAACATTATTATgtgtattttgtgctaaacaTCAATacaatctttttttcaataggGCAGAATGGAtaacaagtttttaattatataaagTTGCTTTTGAGAAAATTATGTTTGTTCAATAGTCGAatcgatatttttttgtgaatgtaattaaatcaaacactcagaCGGTAATTACCTTTCTGGTATTACAGCTAATTATATTAACTtggataaaatatttatatccattttCTTTATGTACCtaatttgtaaacaaaaaatgaaaatttttaaatgctgatCCATAAACTTATGAATGACATATTCATTTCCAGTAAAGAAAATCGAAGATTCTTATTGTCTTTTTGCTTTCATTTGAATTACTAAATGCAAATTGGGCCGATATAAATAGTGATATGAGCGtctatttgaatttttgatttatttccaACAATGTGACGTCAAGCAGGCTCGTCCGTACTTGACCAATGactttgttttcgacttaaaaatataaactcaTGTTTGTTATGTTTCAGATGTGACATCTTATTGCGACAGtgattcttaattttttagctttttaataggtcactgaagtttgtATCTCCTTTATCCAAGCTCCAAATTTTTTAGACAAATTCTTAAAAGTACAGTATTTCACTAGTTGAATTTTCTTCATAGACCCTGATGTCTGACTATGATTTAATCATATTCTAGCAGTGAACAAATGTAGGAAATGCATAATTATTCGTTCAGTCCAACAATGAGGTGTtgtactttattttaattagtctTGCATCTATCACATGGGAACGGTATTGtggtgtcaattttttttatattccacACAATGCAATTTGCATCTGCATCCACGTATTAAACTTGAACATCGATTATCAATTAGTCACGTCACATTTTATGCATACACATTTTTACAAGCCATTTGGATTGATTATATTtcccaataataaaaatacaattttttacgtgCTTGCACCTACAGCTACTGTTGTTATTTGGCATCAGATAAAGCCACTGGAACATTTCAGGAATATTAATTCCCTGCATTTATAccttttttacataaaaatgccCAAATGCGCAGtccataaaattaataaaataaaaaaaaatgtacaaaagttttgaaaatcaaatttttgtttcactGGTCTAAAAAAGCTCGTCCGAAACATATTTGCAACATAGACAACCCAATAAACATTTACTtaattcattttcaatttcagttttcagtaTGATAATCAACCAAGTCAAATAGGTAACAAAGTGTCTCGCAAAATATCCTTTTCAATTATGCTTTTTTCTCCCAATTAggtaaattacattttttcgagaatttttgaataattgctGGAACATTTAATCAACCAGAGACATGCGAGTGTTAACTAATTCACGATAAACGTGACACCACTCCTAGAAATTGACGTGCTTTCGGCTTTTTATGTGATTAATGTTCGATTACGTCATTGGATTCGCGAGCTTTTCCTAATTACAGCGTGCTAAAAATACCGTCTTACCTTCCTGCCTTGGCGGTTCATGTGCAACCCATTTATTTTGTTCCGGAGTTACGGCTCCGGGTGGGGCCACTATGAAAGATATTCCGGGCGCTCCGGCACCGTTTTGCGACGAGAATTGGGTGtccaacatttttaaaatgttgtttACCGCTACGGCCACCGAAGGATGCACTTGGGACGAAGTCGTTTTGGATTGTGGAAAATAGCAGCGTGTTCggggaaaatttatttatgtcaaATGGAACAGCTGGCACAgtagaaacaaatttaattaattaataacaaaaacagtgaattgtGGTAATTAACTATTTAATCTTCGTGTTATCTCGATCATGCAAATAATACCTAGCAGATTATCTCGGCGCGTgctttaaaaagtaaatagaAAAGAAGTGCATTTCCTGATTTGTTTGgactttttttttgagttctgaatgtattttctttaaaatatcattttttgaaataaaaaatcgttctTATTACCTTACCTTATAGCTTACAATATTAGGGACATACCACAAAAgtgtgtaaataattaattatcttTTCGAGAACTACAAACAATAGCATTTCGTTTTACCATCTGGTAGTTAGTACACTTTTTTAAACTTGgaactattttattatttattatagcAATTACTAAATCGATACTCACATTATGTAATAACTGACGAacaatttttcgatattttattaaaattttaatttggaacttgcgcttatttttgtttttggcaaataactGATAAACCTTCATAAAATGAACAGATCTGTGCTTTTGGATATTTCTTACTAATTTGtaacgtatttaaaaattttcaaaaacccgACAAAAATCgaaagatattttaaattaattgaaggTTTAGAAACTCACCACTTTGTTGAGAGAGATATTAATTACGCCAATAAACACATAACACACACTTGAAAGTTAACATGAAGCATACTTGTCTGGCAGAGCttacaacaaaataaacacattAAAAGCTCGCCGGAGTTTTTATCCTTTCTGTGACTTTCTCGCTCTGGCTGTAGTTATCTACGATCAGCGGTCACGATAATAATCATTTTCCTATTATTGGGCATTATTTAGTCGAACTGTTAAATCATTATTatccttattataaaaattactggtcaaaaagtttaaaaaaggtGCAAGAGGCATCAAATTAAGGGAAATAGTTAAATTACGTAAACAAACAACAAGTTTTTGTATAATTCAATATTATGATTGTTGTTTTGGTTGATAATAAGGCTTTGGGAATATTTGTGCAtagattattattttgtttttgtgacgTATGGAATAAAAAAGTTAGCAATTGCAACTAAACTGTTTTCGACAAAGGCACCTGTTTCGCAAATCCAGCTGTCATCATCAGAACTGTGATAAGTTTGAGATTTAGTTCAGGATTtcagtagtaaataataattccgACCCtgataataacaaaacacGAGTCCCTTCTGCGTCTgagttttttaattcagtATTTTTCTGTCTTTCataagtaaaattaaatagaaatcatttaaaaagagcttaaatatttattttttgagtccCATTGACGAGATTACCAAAAATCAGTTTGAAAAAAGCAACAGTAACTCAAAGTGGAGCtttctttttgttctttttatttgaactgaatttattttcgggctttaaaaattttagtttcaaaaatgtaaaaactaaaaaccagTAAATGTTGGAAGCTCGCCTGAATAAAAACTGATTTGAAAAAGCAACAATGAAATTAAAAGCTCGAGTTTTTTCAAGCTTATCTCTTTTCTCCTTATAACTGGTtcagttataaataaaacaaataatctgTTACCAGTGCTTTAatgtaaatacaaaaatttctaaaccaaaaataatcTTGAAAGCTCACCTCAACTATTTATTTTGAGCGTCCTGTTGACAAAACCAACAAAGCCTGACTTGAAAAAAGCAACAatgaaactaaaagtcatGTGAAAGTTGTCGAGCTTTTTAAAGCTTTCCTTCTTTGTCCTTTTGTTTGAACTTATCCATAAATTTCGAGCTTTATGTTGCATTAGTTAAGGTGTGGTGtaattgtgttttattaattttcaataaacgGTGTGACGATTCACTGGATAAAACCACACGTTTTAGAAATGcttttcgttgtttttattGCAGTAATAAACCAGTGATATTTTATGCATATTATCGATTATTGTATTAGAATGTTTTGACTGAAATAAAGCACACTTTTGGACCTGCAGTTGTAGATACATTACCGTCAGAATAGTTTAtgctttcagttttttgcaggacaaatttgattttaatattttcccAGAAAACATGTTTACTTACCCGCTTCATTAGGTCACGTGTGGTATTGATATTTCAACggtcaaaattaattgtggtCTAATATTTTTTGGGACAGGTTGTTAAATAAACACACaatcgcaaaattttaaaataaattatattttccataaatacagttttcaaattgtttaatattacACATTAtacgtaataataattatatcaAAGTTTTGAGTTGTTGATCATTAAAACTGATCCCATAAACAGTAAAAAACAGGcgacaatttaattaaactttatctGCCGACTGTGGTGGAACATCATCTAGAAAAATGCTCTCCCTCTTACTGCCATCATCAGGATCACTgaataaaaacttataaagAGCACAGCCGATCAAAGCCGCCACGTTTGGACCAACCCAAAATACCTACAATCGAAATTACGAGTAAATATTTGATCGGAATTAACCAGGAGAAAATTACCCATTGATCGGTCCAACTTCCCCCAAACACTAGAGGAGCAAAGGACCTCGCTGTATTCATACTAGCGCCAGTCAAAGGACCCTGAAACGAAACACTTCTCTgaaatttcaatgtttgagctGTCACGCAAAACATACAGATATTATCATATACGagtaattaacaataaatatttcatacATGATTGCCTGATAACTAAAGTGTCagttcaaattaaataattaagctATTACAACTTTTAATTATACTTACAGCAGCCATCGAAATGGCCGCAATGGCAAACCCGAACCTCAGAGGCACCGAGTCGGCTTTTGTCTCGTTTCTTTTGTCCCAAACGGCGCAACAAATGAGGATTAAAACTGTAGTTATCACAATTTCGACACCTAGACCctagaaatttcaaaaattgaatcaATCATCACCAGGGATTAATCCAAATCCTTGTACCTGTACTACAGTCAGGTGAGGGTCTATGGTAGTCATACAAAAGCCCTCATTAGCATATTTATCTGATACTAAAACTTTAAGTAAACCGTAGCCTAAAGTAGCGCCCACAAACTGCGCGATTATGTAAACCACCGCCATAAGAGGCTTGACCATTCCGAAAAAAACGGTGGCCAGAGTCACCGCCGGGTTTAAATGAGCCCCGGAAATGTGCCCCAAAATCtacgaaaaaaattccaatcaaatttttcgcaaataaatcaattacCTGGATCACGAGCATGACAGTGAGGCCAAATGTGAGCCCGCCGTAGTGGTGTGTCGGCGTCGGTTCGTCGTAGTTTTTTATGCACCCCATGCACCCCAGGAACATGAGGAGGGCGGTGCCTAGGAGCTCCGAGGCGAACATTGTCAAATAGGGCTGCGGGATAGCTCCtataattgaataaaacgGGTTACATAACTGtcatgataaaataaaatcaatacaATCACAGTTctgaacaaaacaaaacaaatcaaaactCGAACAAACCTCTGCCTTTTGCCATCGTTCTTTCGCACAAAATGGACACTTGGACTTGTGTGCTAACTTTGCAGCGACCAAAGAGTCACTGAATTTTGATAATCCTGGCGCCCATTTTTACGTTCAGATATCTGGTCGTTCCATTAAGCACTTCAGTGATAACAGTGATTCAATGGTGTGATTTTAAAGTGATCACAACAATCCGCACACTCATCGAGCCAATGCTGTTTGACTTGtttatgtttgtttatttaacaaGAACTCGTTAATAAAGATTTAAGAAATCAGGTAGTAATGGGGAAAGTCAACACTGAATTGCACCACttggaaaattggaaaaatgcGCTCATTTTGCTAAAAGATGCTTTACCAAGAGTCGGTGCTTACCGGTACTCTAGTCAAGTAAATATTTGATATTTTAACGGAAAATAAAATcgtttattcaaatttaaacgTGCGCTTATGACGTAtccacaattttaaaattccacGACATTAGATAGCACCGTGACCTCAGAACAGTGTTGgtatatttaaatcaaaaaaaatttaatttatggtGCAAGGTTGGTTGCCTACCTTTCGCCGATttgaatttccaaaattttatattttcgcGTATTCTGCTTATCATTTATTGTACGGAATTTAAAAGTCGGTGATAAAATGGCATTGTTTACGTCTGCTGTCATTTTGCAATTGTACAATGCCGCCTGATAcgcttttttgaaaatcatcTACGTCGGAAAATATTTCCCATCAAAGAAAACACTTCAAAATGATAAGACCTTGATGACTTGTTACGACCACCTCATTACCTCTCAATTTCCAGTCACTAATCAAATTAGTATTAAGTTCAAAGTAAGTAATCTTCTGATTGACTTGCTAAGAGCGCGTAATTAATAGCAACAACAATAAGAGCCTCAGTTGACATCTTATTTTGTAAGTTGATTCAAATTTTTCGTCACTAATTTCCAaacaaaacttgaaaaaattccgcATAAAAATCCCGGTACTCTCGTGGaactgaaataaattaagtcaTTCTTATGTAAATTGCACGTATaacattacaaattttttcaacaaatataCACATATTAGCgagattgacattttttattaccgGACCGTTACCAAAAATACGTAGTAAAATTTACTGGTACATGTACTGGTATATAAACATCACGTAATCGGAGTCAACTTACCTTTAGCTTTGACGGGATCActtatttggtattttttggGGGACCCATCTGGGACTGTTCTGGCCATATCCACCACCGATATCTTGACTCCGTTCGCAATATTGTTCTTCCTCACGTTCGCTTCTTCACCCATTTCGTTCACCaacctttaaaaattgattaaacaaGTTCGATCTAAAGCGCATCCAAATTTCTAGTTCTGTTGTTACGGGCAATAAGATATTGACTCGTATTTTATCTAATCGGTTTTGGTAATACCTTTAATACCGAGGCTGGAAATTGAATTATTGCCAGAAACTGGTATTGCCCTCCTTGGGGCAAATTTTGCATATCACCGCAGTTcggattaaaaaataatgatcacTCAAGTGTGCGAGTGGATACTTCAGAAAGGTTGAGTACGTGATATGTAATTTGTGATTTTCCTTTTATTAACGATATAAAGGAAAGAATCTCGACATGATTACACTGTTTGGCTAGCAACAAAATTTCtgggaaatgagaaaacgctcaaacAGCGACTAATTTACCGTCCTCTGGTTTTGGGTTTATATTAAGTTGCGTGGCGcgaataattaatataaaatgtcgAATAAATCCGAAGATTAAAACGATTTGTGACGTCCTTTTTTGGAAGTTGGCCATCGGTAAAGTTGCGTGTTTGTGGAGctaattttttacattgaCATTCGAGTTTTTCATCAGTGTGAGAGAACTTATCCAAAGGTTGGATCTGCATTGTTTTCGTAATAAGCCTGGCATTGGAAACATCACAAAATCTTTACGTTCAATCGAAAGTTCCTGTAAAAATACACTTCCTCTGGTGTTCAATGATTTAATAGGTGTTGTTTTACAAAAGGAAACTGTTGAGAAGTGAGGTCAGATGGCGTGGGAAGAGAAGAGAGGCCTATAAATTTATTCGATTGTTCATAATTGATAGAACAACAATAATGTTAAGATGGCACGATTAAGCTAAATGTCaataacttaataaataaatggctttgaatttgttttactAAGAACAATCCGTGACATTGTGAAAGAAAAATCGTTTCGACATTTCAAGTATTTGGCTAAGGGGGCGAGTGGTTTAATTTTTCGGATACAATGATGTTGCATAACgtcatttttttggtaaaaattcacataaaaatattaataaaaatcaaaaaaaaattgtgtctgGCTACTGAAAATACTTTAATCAgtttaaattctttaatttttacacaCAAAACAACACTGTCATAAACAATTTACCACTTTTACGTAAGACTAAACATTAAAAACGCTTTCGGCATTTCTTTGTATACTTTTCACAACAGTATTACAGATTTAACCACAAATAACTAACTGGaccgcaaaaataaataagctgTGTTTGTAAATACagattcaaaattttcgtaactgtccttttttgtttcaaattaatttttatgaatgataaaacaataaaaaataaatataatgtaACAATACTCCAGCAAGTcgtaattaaacaaattaatgcaTTATAAAATTGAATGTATCTTAAAAACATGGACAGGAAATTGATACCGCCTTAACAACTTAATTTAAGTATTTGCGTGGAACGTTATCTATTAGTTATGCCTCTTACTTATTACTGTTATCATTTTTTCTAGtccagttttaataaaattctttgaaaaaaatctttttccttaacaaaaaacaaacctCCACGCTCTATTTATACGCCgtgttattgtttaaatttagaatTCATCCTTTGTGGTTGCAGATCTCCATCCAAGtgaaaaaactcaaataaaaaaattaacttaccTTGAATTTTCCTTGCCAAGTAGTATTTTTGTGTCACATGTAAGTCAATACTAAATATTTGGTTTGTAAAGCACTGTTGGCACACAGTCACTAGAGGTATAAAACACACATTACATTTTATGAATACGTTCCCCTCTACGATTTCATTCAACTTGGTCGCGCGCagagattgaaaataatttcataaataaaattagatttGAGGCGATTGTTCAACACTTGAAAATGAAGATTTTTTGTGCCCAACCACAAGACTGATAAACACGCGGCCACAAAAAGCGGTGCAGATTTGAAAGTGAAGGATTTAGATGAAATAATATTGCTTTTATAAAAGCAGGAAACCTTCGTATTGTCACTTCCGCCTCGAGATACACAAAAATCTCACACGGCTGCTGTGTTTATGGTGTCATTCCCATAATTACGTTCCCATTAAGCGTGAAATTTGCGAAATAAATCATCCTGTTGGTGATGTGTTAAATTAATCAGTGGTAATATCTACCAATAAAACTACTTCGTCGGGAAAATAATTCACATTTATTGACGAtgtttgttacaaaaattaaatttgataaaaatttcagtttttagtACGGGTTTCGCATGTTTGTGGATGTGGTGAATAATCAGGTAATTATAAACATTGAAAGCTCTTTATTATAATAGACGAAACTGACAAAAGTACGAAACAAATTAACTCAATGGTCGTCTGTCTATAAGAACAACACCAAAACTAAATATTAATGTTTACAAAAAACTCagataaaaacaattgttGGCCACACGCGAAACGAAATGATTTAAAAGAacatacattaaaaataaatcataaataattatGACGTCAAATCGAAATAATCGTGGACATGTTATTACTAATTGTTCGTCCGGTTAAAACACAATATGAAAAACTCAGATCCAACGAAGAAGACTTCATTCTGAACACTTATGAACCAAAATTTGATTGTTTGTGCGGAAACATGTCCAAAAGCCAGAGTTCAgagtttgtaaaattttgacgACCAATGATTCACAATCACGCTGCACACTCCTATTTATGAAATCCCCTACATGATAAAATATTGGTACTCAGAGAATTCACAATATATCATTTATATTTACAATATCAGAATAAGAATTACAAACGAATAAAAACtagtgaaaacaaaatcataAGTCCAtacactaaataaaaaatcaaaaacaactATTCTAAGCCTTTTTAAATCATCGGTTCTAACTTAACTTCAATCACAGACAAATCATCAAGTATTCGCCGTTgatatttcttaaaaaatgcatGAGCGGATGCAACAGATTTAAATAGAATTGTTGCTTGTCGCTCTTGCCTATCCACTCGCagtttctgaaaatttaacactaaGTAAATATCAACTACCGGATAACCACCAAAACTAAGGACAAATATCAGTCTTCGATATCACAGAATCGACACTTCAGTGAAACTTATTATGAATAACAACCACAAATATTTGAATGGCCAGTTTTATTCCACCTGGccttatctatttttttcagaaatgtaCTAACAGAAAATGTGAGCTACTAGAACTAAAGCTTcgcaaaaaatgtcaaaaacacAAGAACAccgtataaaaaatatgaacatAGATTATATCAAACTGGCCATCAAATAATTTGCGATGAGATATTTAATCGAccttttcaataaataagagAGAGTGaaagtgaaattataaaaataaaacgtccgtTTTTTTGTTCCTAaacatgtaaaataaaaaacgactgtatttaaataaaaaataaataactaaaacgAACATAAAAATTACCGTTAAAGCAATAAATTCTCCCTAGTAATACGAAACAGTgttgacaaaaattttaacgaaaacaaaattaaaaaaaacttttaccaatttgacCACcgcatatttttcaaaaccacttaaaatacaaaaaaatgtgactACTAAAGtactagaaaataaaatattatataaaaaaatcccgGTGTCTATATCTTTATCCTCAACTGTTTAAAATGATATATTAAAGTATTTCCCCGAGACTTAACCACCGCAccggtaaaaataaaacaaatccgTGTCTTCAGCGTCTCTAAACGCCTTTAAGCCAATTCTCTGTAACTTTCtccattttttatattttttaaccgtattcgAAATGTTTGTTGTTGATAAAAAAGTCCTGTCAAATTGTTTTACTCTCTCAATGTAcgaaaatgaattatttttattgaaaaggtCCAAaagtcaattaaaatttaatattaaatttcacTGAATTCGTAATAAAACTTTGTAATCACAGCTTTCAAAATCACATAAAATCCATGGCACCTCAGGTACTAGAAGGAAgtggaattaaaatttatttctttgtt
It contains:
- the LOC659318 gene encoding uncharacterized protein LOC659318, with translation MGEEANVRKNNIANGVKISVVDMARTVPDGSPKKYQISDPVKAKGAIPQPYLTMFASELLGTALLMFLGCMGCIKNYDEPTPTHHYGGLTFGLTVMLVIQILGHISGAHLNPAVTLATVFFGMVKPLMAVVYIIAQFVGATLGYGLLKVLVSDKYANEGFCMTTIDPHLTVVQGLGVEIVITTVLILICCAVWDKRNETKADSVPLRFGFAIAAISMAAGPLTGASMNTARSFAPLVFGGSWTDQWVFWVGPNVAALIGCALYKFLFSDPDDGSKRESIFLDDVPPQSADKFPRTRCYFPQSKTTSSQVHPSVAVAVNNILKMLDTQFSSQNGAGAPGISFIVAPPGAVTPEQNKWVAHEPPRQEGKKIQVGDNLTTMDRVVICASEICATAILVFLGCAGCINFGIPPNHLQICLTFGLAVMVSVQCFGHISGSHINPLVTVAAATLGNIPLIQVPIYFVGQMLGALSGFGLVKLATPTEYFETNSTVGLCSPALHEGVTPFQGLLIEFLISLMLTLVCCGVWDCRNNTKHDSVPLRFGLAIAVLALSGGPYTGGNMNPARSFAPALINGDWDNHWIYWVGPLSASFIGALFYRFLFGKEPVEEEQGNVAETIALNDKA